In Cryptomeria japonica chromosome 10, Sugi_1.0, whole genome shotgun sequence, a genomic segment contains:
- the LOC131048819 gene encoding probable 3-hydroxyisobutyrate dehydrogenase-like 1, mitochondrial, protein MEEEQITAARTRVGWIGTGVMGSAMCARVQAAGYHVTIYARTPAKISALCLNGAASVESPRAVGERSDVVFTIVSNPSDVRQVILGTDGVLSGLAPGGILVDMTSSQPSLAREIFEQATAKGCDSVDAPVSGGDRGAENGTLAILAGGRRETVAKLEPLFRCMGSATYLGPPGSGQTCKLANQITVAGSQCGLSEGLVFARKVGLDVRKYLSAISGGAAGSKVMELVGERIIERDFATGGPVKYMAKDLGMALEEGEKREVSLPGSALLEQLYVSLKANGGGELGLPSFITAFERLNNLSSPLPTNK, encoded by the coding sequence ATGGAAGAAGAACAAATCACAGCGGCACGCACCAGAGTCGGGTGGATAGGAACAGGCGTAATGGGCTCAGCCATGTGCGCTCGGGTGCAGGCCGCTGGCTACCATGTCACCATCTATGCTCGCACGCCTGCGAAAATTTCAGCTCTCTGCCTCAATGGCGCAGCCTCCGTGGAGTCCCCTAGGGCTGTGGGAGAACGGAGCGACGTTGTCTTCACCATAGTCAGCAACCCTTCCGATGTCCGCCAGGTCATATTGGGAACCGACGGGGTCCTTTCAGGTCTCGCCCCTGGCGGCATTCTCGTGGATATGACCAGCAGCCAACCCTCCCTAGCCAGGGAGATTTTTGAGCAGGCCACTGCCAAAGGCTGCGATTCTGTGGATGCACCTGTCAGTGGAGGCGACAGAGGCGCTGAAAACGGTACCTTGGCTATCTTAGCGGGCGGTCGCCGGGAAACCGTGGCTAAGCTGGAGCCCCTATTTAGGTGCATGGGTTCGGCTACTTATTTGGGCCCGCCGGGCTCCGGGCAGACTTGTAAGCTCGCAAATCAGATCACGGTGGCCGGGAGTCAGTGCGGCTTGAGTGAGGGTTTGGTTTTTGCGCGCAAGGTGGGTTTGGATGTGAGAAAGTATCTATCAGCGATCAGTGGTGGTGCGGCAGGGTCGAAGGTTATGGAGTTGGTAGGCGAGAGGATTATTGAGCGGGATTTCGCGACGGGCGGTCCTGTGAAGTATATGGCCAAAGATTTGGGTATGGCGTTGGAAGAGGGCGAGAAAAGGGAGGTTTCATTGCCCGGGAGTGCGCTGCTTGAGCAGCTTTATGTTTCTCTCAAGGCCAATGGAGGTGGAGAGCTGGGGCTTCCGTCTTTTATTACTGCATTTGAGCGCCTCAATAACCTCTCTTCTCCCCTGCCTACAAACAAATAG